CGCACGGCTTCCAGGAAGGGCAGGGACTCGATGTCGCCCACGGTGCCGCCGATCTCGACGATCGCCACGTCCACGGCGTCGTCGGTGCCGATGCCCGCGCCGCGCTTGACGTATTCCTGGATCTCGTTGGTGACGTGCGGGATTACCTGCACGGTCTTGCCGAGGTAGTCGCCGCGGCGCTCTTTCTCCAGCACGGACTGGTAGATGCGGCCCGTGGTGAAGTTGTTGGTCTTCTTCATGCGCGTTTCGATGAAACGCTCGTAGTGGCCCAGGTCGAGATCGGTCTCGGCCCCGTCGTCGGTCACGAAGACCTCGCCATGCTGGAAGGGGGACATGGTGCCCGGATCCACGTTGATGTACGGATCGAGCTTGATGAGGGTGACTTTGAGACCGCGCGATTCGAGGATCGCAGCAAGGGAGGCTGAGGCGATTCCCTTGCCCAGGGAAGACACCACACCGCCGGTGACGAAGACAAATTTGGTCATGTCTTTTTTTGGTGGTGGGAAATCGGGATTATAGAGGCCGGCCCATGCGTGCCCGGCGCGGCCAGGCCCTTGCCCCTGCCATGGCCCGGGGTGTCTGCTAAATTGCGCGCCCATGAACGAACTGGCCGGCAAACACATCCTCTTGGGCCTCTCGGGCGGCGTCGCCTGCTACAAATCGGCCGAGCTGTCGCGCCTGCTGTCGAAGGCCGGCGCCACCGTGCAGGTGGTCATGACCGAAGCCGCGGAACGCTTCATCACGCCGGTCACGATGCAGGCGCTCACGGGCCGCACGGTCTACACCTCGCAGTGGGACACGCGCGAGCCCAACAACATGCCGCACATCAACCTGGGGCGCGAAGCCGATGCGATCCTGATCGCGCCGTGCAGCGCCGACTTCATCGCGCGGCTGGTGCAGGGCCGCTCGGATGAACTGCTCAGCCTGCTGTGCCTGGCGCGTCCCGCGCAGCGTGTGCCGCTGCTGCTGGCGCCCGCCATGAACCGCGAGATGTGGGCACACCCCGCCACGCAGCGCAATCTCGCGCAGGTCGCGGCCGACGGCGCCGTGGTGCTGGGCGTGGGCTCGGGCGACCAGGCCTGCGGGGAGACCGGCGACGGGCGCATGCTGGAGCCCGCCGAGCTCTTGGAAGACCTCGTGGCGTTCTTCGCGCCCAAGCCGCTCGCTGGTCAGCGCGTGCTGGTCACGGCCGGGCCCACGTTCGAGGCGATCGACCCGGTGCGCGGTATCACCAACCTCTCCAGCGGCAAGATGGGATTCGCCATAGCGCGCGCCGCACGCGAGGCGGGCGCCGCCGTGGACCTCGTGGCCGGCCCGGTGCACCTGGCCACGCCGCGCGGCGTGCGCCGCGTGGACGTGCGCTCGGCGCGCGAGATGCTGGAGGCCACGGCCACGCTGGCCCAGCAGGCCACGGTCTTCGTGGCGACGGCGGCCGTGGCCGACTGGCGCCCCGCAGAGACGGCCACACGCAAGATCAAGAAGGACGGCAGCGGAGCGGTGCCCGCGCTGGCCTTCGTGGAGAACCCCGACATCCTGGCCACCATCGCAGCCTCGGGCCGCGCGCGCAGCGGGGCCTTGTATTGCGTGGGCTTCGCAGCCGAGAGCGACCACCTGCTGGAGCACGCAACGGCCAAGCGCGTGCGCAAGGGCGTGCCGCTGCTGGTGGGCAACATCGGTCCCGACACCTTCGGCCAGGACGACAATGCGCTGATGCTCGTGGATGCCGAAGGGCACCGCATGCTCCCGCGCGCCACCAAAAGCGAGCTGGCGCGGCAACTCATGGCGGACATCGCGCAGCGGCTGGCCGCCGGGTCTTGAAGGCCCGGCCGACGGCGCACCCACTACCGGCGTTGCGCGCCCGCATCACCAATTGAAAGCTCTTGTGAAAATCGACGTCAAGATTCTGGACCCGCGCATGGCGCAACAGCTGCCCGCGTACGCCACGCCCGGCAGTGCGGGGCTCGACCTGCGTGCCTGCCTGGACGAGCCCCTCACGCTCGCGCCCAGCGCCTGGCAACTGGTGCCCACCGGCATCGCGATCTACCTCAAGGACCCGGGCTACGCGGCGCTGATCCTGCCGCGCTCCGGGCTGGGCCACAAGCACGGCATCGTGCTGGGCAACCTCGTGGGGCTCATCGACAGCGACTACCAGGGCCAGCTCATGGTGAGCGCATGGAACCGCAGTGGCGAGGCATTCACGCTGCAGCCGATGGACCGCCTGGCGCAACTCGTCA
The DNA window shown above is from Acidovorax sp. NCPPB 4044 and carries:
- the coaBC gene encoding bifunctional phosphopantothenoylcysteine decarboxylase/phosphopantothenate--cysteine ligase CoaBC, translating into MNELAGKHILLGLSGGVACYKSAELSRLLSKAGATVQVVMTEAAERFITPVTMQALTGRTVYTSQWDTREPNNMPHINLGREADAILIAPCSADFIARLVQGRSDELLSLLCLARPAQRVPLLLAPAMNREMWAHPATQRNLAQVAADGAVVLGVGSGDQACGETGDGRMLEPAELLEDLVAFFAPKPLAGQRVLVTAGPTFEAIDPVRGITNLSSGKMGFAIARAAREAGAAVDLVAGPVHLATPRGVRRVDVRSAREMLEATATLAQQATVFVATAAVADWRPAETATRKIKKDGSGAVPALAFVENPDILATIAASGRARSGALYCVGFAAESDHLLEHATAKRVRKGVPLLVGNIGPDTFGQDDNALMLVDAEGHRMLPRATKSELARQLMADIAQRLAAGS
- the dut gene encoding dUTP diphosphatase codes for the protein MKIDVKILDPRMAQQLPAYATPGSAGLDLRACLDEPLTLAPSAWQLVPTGIAIYLKDPGYAALILPRSGLGHKHGIVLGNLVGLIDSDYQGQLMVSAWNRSGEAFTLQPMDRLAQLVIVPVVQAQFNVVDEFPASERGENGYGSTGKV